TCGGCGGCGACCCGCAGCCTGTCGGGCCAGGCAGACTTGCAGGTGCGCGGCGCGCAGCCCACGTTCGATGAAGGCGCCTATCCACGACTCGCGACTCAACCCGGCGTCGCGCTCGCCAGCCCCGTGCTCGAACTCGACGTGACCGTGCCGGATCGCACCGCGCCGCTGAAAGTGCTAGGCATCGACATGTTCCGCGCGAGCCGCATCGCACCCGATCTGACGGGCGTAGCAGACAGCGACAGCCCGCTCGACGCGCTCGCCGGCGACGCCATCTTCCTCTCGCCCGCCGCGCAGCAGTGGCTCGGCGTGCACGTCGGCGAGACCGTGACGTTGCGCAGCGGCACGTCCGATGTGCATCTGCGCGTGGCAGGCGGTATCGTCAGGGCGCGGCCCGGACAACGCATCGCGGTGATGGACATCGCGGCTGCGCAATGGCGCTTCAGTCGCATCGGCAAGCTGTCGCGCGTCGATCTGCAACTCGAACGCGGCGTCGATCGCGAACGGTTCCGGCGTGCGTTGCAGGACCAACTCGGCAGCCGTTTCGCCGTGGGCGAAACGCGCGATGTCGAAAGCCGCACCGACCGGCTGTCGCGCGCCTACCGGATCAATATGAACGTGCTCGCGCTCGTCGCGCTGTTCACGGGCGCGTTTCTCGTGTTCTCGACGCAGGCGCTCGGCGTGGTGCGTCGGCGCGCGCAGTTCGCGATGCTGCGCGTGCTCGGCCTCACGCGTGCGCAGTTGCTGCGGCAGATTCTGCTCGAAGGCGCTTTGCTCGGCACGCTCGGCTCGGTGGCGGGCATCGCGCTCGGCTTCGCGCTCGCGTATGTCGTGCTGCGCTTTTTCGGCAGCGATCTGGGCGGCGGCTATTTTCCCGGCGTTCAACCGACGGTCGGTTTCGAGCCCATCGCCAGCGCGATTTTCGTCGTGCTTGGTATCGGCGTGTCGCTGCTCGGCAGTCTCGTGCCCGCGCTCGAAGCGGCGCGCGCGCATCCCGCTCCCGCCCTGAAGGCAGGCGGCGAGGAAACCGCGCTCGGCAAGCTGTCGACACCGTGGTCTGCGCTCATCTGCATCGCGCTCGGCGTGGCGCTGACGCAGACACCACCCGTGTTCGACGTGCCGATTGCGGGCTATCTCGCCGTCGCGCTGCTGCTGATCGGCGGCATTGCACTGATGCCGCGCGTCACGTCGCTGCTGTTTCGCGCGCTGAGCCGTACGCTCGATGGGAACAAAAAACGGCGGCCCGCCACGCCCGTCATCGCGCTTGCGCTCGCGCGCCTTGCGAACGCGCCGGGTCAGGCATCGATTGCGATGGGCGGCGTGCTGTCGAGCTTCACGCTGATCGTCGCGATGGCGATCATGGTGTCGAGCTTTCGGGTGTCGGTCGAAGACTGGCTCGCGCACCTGCTGTCCGCCGACGTCTATGTGCGCGTCGCGCCGAACGGCGACACGGGCGGGCTGAACCCGCAGCAACAGACGATTCTCGCCGCCACGCGCGGCATCCGGCACGCGGCGTTCGCGCGTACCTCGCAACTGACGCTCGACGCATCGCGGCCGTCCGTCGCCCTGCTCGCGCGCGAAATCGATGCCGCCGATCCCGGCGCGAACCTGCAGATCACCGGCGAGATCCTACCGCCGTCTGCTATCCGCGCTGGCGAGACGCCCGTGTGGGCATCGGAAGCGATGGTCGATCTGTATGGCTATCGCGTCGGTCAACGGTTGACGCTGCCGATCGGCGAGCACGGCGCAGTGTTCGTCGTCGCGGGCATTTGGCGCGATTACGTGCGGCAAACGGGCGCGCTGCAAATCCGTCTCGCCGACTACCGACGCCTCACGGGCGACACAGGCGCCACCGACGCCGCCCTCACGCTCGAACGCGGCGTGAGCGCGGCGCAGGCCATCGCCGCGATGCGCGCGTTGCCGTTCGCGAGCGCGCTCGACTTCGCGCAACCCGGAGAGATCCGCGCGCGCACGCTGACCATCTTCGATCGCAGCTTCGCCGTCACGTATCTGCTGGAAGCCGTCGCAATCGTGATCGGATTGTTCGGCGTCGCGGCGACGTTTTCGGCGCAGACGCTGTCGCGCTCGCGCGAGTTCGGCATGCTGCGACATGTGGGCGTGACGCGCGGACAGATTCTCGCGCTGCTCGCGACGGAAGGCGGACTGCTCACCGCGCTCGGCATCGCGATGGGCTGCGTGCTCGGCTTCGCGATCAGCCTGATCCTCGTGTTCGTCGTCAATCCGCAGTCGTTTCACTGGAGCATGTCGCTGCATGTGCCGTGGATGCTGCTATCCGTGCTGGCGCTCGTGATGCTCGCGTCGTCGTGTACGACGGCCGTCGCGGCGGGCCGCCGCGCGGTCTCCGTCGATGCCGTGCGCGCGGTCAGGGAGGACTGGTGA
The Paraburkholderia hospita DNA segment above includes these coding regions:
- a CDS encoding FtsX-like permease family protein, with product MNDTAVNATAHRAPPTRHGLRTLTRWLLAAEWHSHKGRALIAIATIALGVALGYAVQLINSAAFNEFSAATRSLSGQADLQVRGAQPTFDEGAYPRLATQPGVALASPVLELDVTVPDRTAPLKVLGIDMFRASRIAPDLTGVADSDSPLDALAGDAIFLSPAAQQWLGVHVGETVTLRSGTSDVHLRVAGGIVRARPGQRIAVMDIAAAQWRFSRIGKLSRVDLQLERGVDRERFRRALQDQLGSRFAVGETRDVESRTDRLSRAYRINMNVLALVALFTGAFLVFSTQALGVVRRRAQFAMLRVLGLTRAQLLRQILLEGALLGTLGSVAGIALGFALAYVVLRFFGSDLGGGYFPGVQPTVGFEPIASAIFVVLGIGVSLLGSLVPALEAARAHPAPALKAGGEETALGKLSTPWSALICIALGVALTQTPPVFDVPIAGYLAVALLLIGGIALMPRVTSLLFRALSRTLDGNKKRRPATPVIALALARLANAPGQASIAMGGVLSSFTLIVAMAIMVSSFRVSVEDWLAHLLSADVYVRVAPNGDTGGLNPQQQTILAATRGIRHAAFARTSQLTLDASRPSVALLAREIDAADPGANLQITGEILPPSAIRAGETPVWASEAMVDLYGYRVGQRLTLPIGEHGAVFVVAGIWRDYVRQTGALQIRLADYRRLTGDTGATDAALTLERGVSAAQAIAAMRALPFASALDFAQPGEIRARTLTIFDRSFAVTYLLEAVAIVIGLFGVAATFSAQTLSRSREFGMLRHVGVTRGQILALLATEGGLLTALGIAMGCVLGFAISLILVFVVNPQSFHWSMSLHVPWMLLSVLALVMLASSCTTAVAAGRRAVSVDAVRAVREDW